The following are encoded together in the Choristoneura fumiferana chromosome 4, NRCan_CFum_1, whole genome shotgun sequence genome:
- the LOC141427236 gene encoding flexible cuticle protein 12-like, which produces MKSFIVFALCVAVALAAPQRSPDADAQVLKYEADNIGVDGYQFSYETSNGIQQQEQAQLNNVGTENESIAVRGSYSYTGSDGVVYTVTYVADENGFQPQGAHLPKAV; this is translated from the exons TTCATCGTATTCGCCCTCTGCGTCGCTGTGGCCCTCGCTGCTCCCCAACGGTCGCCCGATGCGGACGCCCAAGTTCTCAAGTACGAGGCCGATAACATCGGTGTCGACGGGTACCAATTCAG CTATGAGACCTCCAACGGCATTCAGCAGCAAGAGCAAGCCCAGCTGAACAACGTCGGTACCGAAAACGAAAGCATCGCGGTCCGAGGCTCTTACTCCTACACTGGCTCGGACGGCGTCGTCTACACCGTCACCTACGTCGCCGACGAGAACGGCTTCCAGCCCCAAGGTGCCCACCTCCCCAAGGCCGTCTAA